Proteins encoded in a region of the Pseudomonas sp. GOM7 genome:
- a CDS encoding YCF48-related protein, whose product MSNGTFLVATVGQAIIRSADNGATWHRQGLGQPLEFDAITRSLSLDPQRPEVIYAGADIGLIVSHDVGSHWQLVDSPFNGQTVWKVAVDPQDPQRIFVGTGAPSRAVLWRTLDGGQSWYRVPVEIPEFCEGVSKPRLLAFAYDPTDRNQVWFGLEEGGLFHSRDGGDSFTRVDDRLLWDYNSDIHNILVMPNHGRKVIVVVCVNAIYRSEDEGLTWSGQLARDDFGLYYVRAMNAPLGSEDTLYLSISDGTPGTTSKVLISRDAAATWEVLPLPQQPNSCVWAIGINPSNPRQIIAGTKYGHLFTSENGGDGWLKQWRDFSEIADVLWTPAVAQIKPAHTSVTSKK is encoded by the coding sequence ATGAGCAACGGAACCTTTCTGGTCGCCACCGTTGGCCAGGCCATCATCCGCAGCGCCGACAATGGCGCCACCTGGCACCGCCAGGGGCTAGGCCAGCCGCTGGAGTTCGATGCCATCACCCGTTCGCTGAGCCTCGATCCGCAGCGCCCGGAAGTGATCTACGCCGGCGCCGACATCGGCCTGATCGTCAGCCACGATGTGGGCAGCCACTGGCAACTGGTGGACTCGCCGTTCAACGGGCAGACGGTGTGGAAGGTGGCGGTCGATCCGCAGGATCCGCAGCGCATCTTCGTCGGCACCGGCGCGCCGTCGCGCGCGGTGCTGTGGCGCACCCTCGACGGCGGGCAGAGCTGGTACCGCGTGCCAGTGGAGATTCCCGAGTTCTGCGAGGGAGTGAGCAAGCCGCGCCTGCTGGCCTTCGCCTATGACCCGACCGACCGCAACCAAGTGTGGTTCGGCCTGGAGGAGGGCGGCCTGTTCCACAGCCGTGATGGCGGCGACAGCTTCACCCGCGTCGATGACCGCCTGCTGTGGGATTACAACTCGGACATCCACAACATCCTGGTCATGCCCAACCACGGCAGGAAAGTCATCGTGGTGGTGTGCGTCAACGCCATCTACCGCAGCGAGGACGAAGGCCTGACCTGGAGCGGGCAATTGGCCAGGGACGACTTCGGCCTGTACTACGTGCGCGCCATGAACGCGCCGCTGGGCAGCGAGGATACCCTCTACCTGAGTATTTCCGACGGCACGCCGGGCACCACCAGCAAGGTGCTGATCTCGCGCGATGCCGCCGCGACCTGGGAAGTGCTGCCACTGCCGCAGCAACCCAACTCCTGCGTCTGGGCCATCGGCATCAACCCGAGCAACCCACGGCAGATCATCGCCGGCACCAAGTACGGCCACCTGTTCACCTCGGAAAACGGCGGTGATGGCTGGCTCAAGCAGTGGCGCGACTTCAGCGAGATCGCCGACGTGCTGTGGACGCCCGCCGTGGCGCAGATCAAACCGGCGCATACCTCTGTCACCAGCAAGAAGTGA
- a CDS encoding amino acid synthesis family protein — protein MKASNFASYHIRKWYSFTEETLANETGQLADGEPLFKYVIAAAVHNPYAGRFSQDLSQLIDDSPALGEEFGRRIRELAGERKIISYGKACLVGANCEYEHGNAFLTNPAADPVRVALGGGKSWVPSTGKRGAPGCTIDVPLAHKDALYVRDQYDTISVTFGDGPAPDEVIIIWAFATRGRLHARLGGLKASDIKGDNGLT, from the coding sequence ATGAAAGCGAGCAACTTCGCCAGCTATCACATCCGCAAGTGGTACAGCTTCACCGAGGAAACCCTGGCCAACGAGACCGGGCAACTGGCCGACGGTGAGCCGCTGTTCAAGTACGTCATCGCTGCTGCCGTGCACAACCCCTATGCCGGGCGTTTCAGCCAGGATCTGAGCCAGTTGATCGACGACTCACCGGCCCTGGGCGAGGAATTCGGCCGACGCATCCGCGAGCTGGCCGGCGAGCGCAAGATCATCAGCTACGGCAAGGCCTGCCTGGTCGGCGCCAACTGCGAGTACGAGCATGGCAACGCCTTCCTCACCAACCCGGCAGCCGATCCGGTACGCGTGGCTCTGGGCGGTGGCAAGTCCTGGGTGCCATCCACCGGCAAGCGTGGTGCGCCTGGCTGCACCATCGATGTGCCGCTGGCGCACAAGGATGCACTCTACGTGCGTGACCAGTACGACACCATCTCGGTGACCTTCGGCGATGGCCCGGCCCCGGACGAAGTGATCATCATCTGGGCCTTCGCCACCCGTGGTCGTCTGCATGCCCGCCTGGGCGGCTTGAAAGCCTCTGATATCAAGGGCGACAACGGCCTGACCTGA
- a CDS encoding SDR family NAD(P)-dependent oxidoreductase: protein MDLQLQGRVAIVTGGGMGIGKEVARFLSQEGCKVVICARRMEYLKQAAEEISAETGNEVLPLFCDTNDMQAVSTMVQQAVEHFGRIDILVNGAAAPSGVVRNDIEHAGDDELLSDMNTKVIGYFRCAKAVTPHMKALGFGRIINIGGLTGRGSKVLSGMRNLAIAHMTKTLSDQLGPDGITVNLIHPGVVDTPHIQELYEREGVKQGKTPQQVEQGYIDATPIRRTLQPIEMGWLIGFLASPKAGAITGESIGIDGGLTRGIFI, encoded by the coding sequence ATGGATCTGCAACTGCAAGGCCGCGTGGCCATCGTCACTGGCGGCGGCATGGGCATCGGTAAGGAAGTGGCGCGCTTTCTCTCCCAGGAAGGCTGCAAGGTGGTGATCTGCGCGCGGCGCATGGAATACCTCAAGCAGGCCGCCGAAGAGATCAGCGCCGAGACCGGCAACGAAGTGCTGCCGCTGTTCTGTGACACCAATGACATGCAGGCCGTATCGACCATGGTGCAGCAGGCCGTCGAGCATTTCGGCCGCATCGACATCCTGGTCAACGGCGCTGCCGCGCCTTCCGGCGTGGTGCGCAACGACATCGAGCACGCCGGCGACGACGAGCTGCTGTCGGACATGAACACCAAGGTGATCGGCTACTTTCGCTGCGCCAAGGCCGTCACCCCACACATGAAGGCGCTGGGCTTCGGCCGCATCATCAACATCGGCGGCCTGACCGGGCGCGGCAGCAAGGTGCTGTCGGGCATGCGCAACCTGGCCATCGCGCACATGACCAAGACCCTGTCCGACCAGCTCGGCCCGGACGGCATCACCGTCAACCTGATCCACCCCGGCGTGGTCGACACCCCGCACATCCAGGAACTCTACGAGCGCGAAGGCGTGAAGCAGGGCAAGACCCCGCAACAGGTGGAGCAGGGCTATATCGATGCCACGCCGATCCGCCGCACCCTGCAGCCCATCGAGATGGGCTGGCTGATCGGTTTTCTCGCATCGCCCAAGGCTGGCGCCATCACTGGCGAGTCCATCGGCATCGATGGCGGCCTGACTCGCGGCATCTTCATCTGA
- a CDS encoding VOC family protein, which yields MKVEIVRTHLSLFVTDPDASALWYADVLGMHESARGEAWVMMAFGSKHHDIALIKAAPGAHQGGLGLQHYGMEIAGDMTTLRQLYGMLLSKGVEIVKITDHEIGNGLYFNDPDGNRLEFFLETDHDDERAKARFKDACAPSRNITLDPL from the coding sequence ATGAAAGTCGAGATCGTGCGGACTCATCTGTCCCTGTTCGTCACCGACCCGGACGCCTCCGCGCTCTGGTATGCCGATGTGCTCGGCATGCACGAGAGCGCCCGTGGCGAGGCCTGGGTGATGATGGCCTTCGGCAGCAAGCACCACGATATCGCCCTGATCAAGGCCGCCCCCGGCGCCCATCAGGGCGGCCTGGGCCTGCAGCATTACGGCATGGAGATCGCAGGGGACATGACCACCCTGCGCCAGCTCTACGGCATGTTGCTGAGCAAGGGGGTGGAGATCGTCAAGATCACCGACCACGAAATCGGCAACGGCCTGTACTTCAACGACCCGGACGGCAACCGTCTGGAGTTCTTCCTCGAGACCGATCACGACGACGAGCGCGCCAAGGCCCGTTTCAAGGATGCCTGCGCGCCCAGTCGCAATATCACCCTCGACCCCCTCTAA
- a CDS encoding bifunctional 3-(3-hydroxy-phenyl)propionate/3-hydroxycinnamic acid hydroxylase, translating into MKRETTQVVIVGGGPNGITAAHYMGLYGIDCVVLELAQGILPYPRAVGMDDEALRVLQTVGVAERAHRDMIANVPLRYYNARGVCFAEVKPSVADYGWPMRNIFMQQLLEGTLREELVRHEGVDLREGHEMLALAQDDDGVTLQVRDTDGEPYELRARYVIGADGGRSCVRKQLGIPLVGLTHPRKWVVVDAANDTLDAPYTALHADPQRPFVCIYLPYRQRRWEFMLLEGESEEAMCEEGNIRRLIRGHIGEAVDQLDIVRIRAYTHNSRVAERFVSGRVALIGDAAHITPPWAGQGLNSGLRDVANLCWKLAAVLKGRANPAIIETYDQERRGHATDLIALADNMGAMLGMTNPLVAGVRDWLFQAVNTVDTLRSHLSEFKFKPRATLAKGLVHHERQDLREDDLVGQLFIQPDVEDATGTRIRLDQVLGPWYAVLGYRCNPLEQLSDETQAFWAGLETRFIQVNRSRSGARNQPLSTDGVISVEDVDNRLAEWFSKARDNVVVIRPDRFVAALTTPERLDEVLGKLARQLS; encoded by the coding sequence ATGAAACGGGAAACTACCCAGGTGGTGATAGTCGGTGGCGGCCCCAATGGCATCACCGCGGCGCATTACATGGGCCTTTACGGCATCGATTGCGTGGTGCTGGAGCTGGCCCAGGGCATCCTGCCGTATCCCCGCGCTGTGGGCATGGACGACGAAGCCCTGCGCGTATTGCAGACCGTGGGTGTGGCCGAGCGTGCGCACCGCGACATGATCGCCAACGTACCGCTGCGCTACTACAACGCGCGCGGCGTGTGCTTCGCCGAGGTCAAGCCGAGCGTCGCCGACTACGGCTGGCCGATGCGCAACATCTTCATGCAGCAGTTGCTCGAAGGCACCCTGCGCGAGGAACTGGTGCGCCACGAGGGCGTCGACCTGCGCGAGGGCCACGAGATGCTGGCGCTGGCGCAGGACGACGACGGCGTCACCCTGCAGGTGCGCGATACCGATGGCGAACCCTACGAACTGCGTGCGCGCTACGTGATCGGCGCCGACGGTGGCCGTTCCTGCGTGCGCAAGCAACTGGGCATTCCCCTGGTCGGTTTGACCCACCCGCGCAAATGGGTGGTGGTCGATGCCGCCAACGATACCCTGGATGCGCCCTATACCGCGTTGCATGCCGACCCGCAGCGACCGTTCGTGTGCATCTACCTGCCGTACCGCCAACGCCGCTGGGAGTTCATGCTGCTCGAAGGCGAGAGCGAGGAGGCCATGTGCGAGGAGGGCAATATCCGTCGCCTGATCCGTGGTCATATCGGCGAGGCCGTGGATCAGTTGGATATCGTCCGCATCCGTGCCTACACCCACAACTCGCGGGTGGCCGAGCGTTTCGTCAGCGGCCGCGTCGCGCTGATCGGTGACGCCGCGCACATCACCCCGCCGTGGGCCGGCCAGGGCCTCAACTCCGGCCTGCGTGACGTCGCCAACCTGTGCTGGAAGCTGGCGGCGGTGCTCAAGGGGCGGGCCAACCCGGCGATCATCGAAACCTACGACCAGGAGCGGCGTGGCCATGCCACCGATCTGATCGCCCTGGCCGACAACATGGGCGCCATGCTGGGCATGACCAACCCCCTGGTGGCCGGCGTGCGGGACTGGCTGTTCCAGGCGGTGAACACGGTGGACACCCTGCGTTCGCACCTCTCGGAATTCAAGTTCAAGCCCAGGGCCACACTGGCCAAGGGCCTGGTGCACCACGAGCGTCAGGATCTGCGCGAGGACGATCTGGTCGGCCAACTGTTCATCCAGCCGGACGTGGAAGACGCAACCGGCACCCGCATCCGTCTCGACCAGGTGCTCGGCCCCTGGTATGCGGTGCTGGGCTACCGCTGCAATCCGCTCGAACAATTGAGCGACGAAACCCAGGCCTTCTGGGCTGGCCTGGAAACCCGCTTCATCCAGGTCAACCGTTCGCGTAGCGGAGCGCGCAACCAGCCGCTCAGTACCGACGGCGTGATCAGTGTGGAAGACGTCGATAACCGCCTGGCCGAGTGGTTTTCCAAGGCCCGCGACAACGTCGTGGTGATCCGCCCGGATCGCTTCGTCGCTGCGCTCACCACTCCCGAACGTCTGGACGAGGTGCTGGGCAAGCTGGCCCGGCAACTGTCATGA
- a CDS encoding aldehyde dehydrogenase family protein gives MSEIQLLPAVREFLATPKRLFIGGQWVEAASGKRFAVENPATATQLCEVAEGEEADVDAAVAAARTAFKGPWRWETPARRGYLLFRLAELIDAHAEELAQLITLENGKTLAAARGEAASAANIIRYFAGWPTKIEGSTVPVSPASGAPMLNYTLREPVGVCALIVPWNFPLNMCVWKLGPALATGCTSVLKPAEQTPLVAVRLVQLIEQAGFPAGVVNLLTGFGARTGAPLSQHADVDKIAFTGSTQVGRLIAQAATSNMKKVSLELGGKSPNIILPDADIARAAKGAADGIFYNQGQVCTAASRLYVHEQVLDQVLEELRKHAAAHVIGSGLDSRTTLGPLVSERQLSTVNGYLQRGVQEGAELICGGKRPEHLEQGHFIEPTVFFDRAEQACVAREEIFGPVLTVMSWSDVDELAQRANDSPYGLAAGLWTRDLRSAHRLAAQLKAGSVWINCWNVVDPASPFGGYKQSGWGREMSKHVIDAYTETKSVYVDLA, from the coding sequence ATGAGCGAGATTCAACTGCTACCTGCCGTCCGTGAGTTTCTTGCCACCCCCAAACGTCTGTTCATCGGCGGCCAGTGGGTGGAGGCCGCCAGCGGCAAGCGCTTTGCGGTCGAGAACCCGGCCACCGCCACCCAGCTATGCGAAGTCGCCGAAGGCGAAGAGGCCGATGTCGACGCCGCCGTGGCAGCGGCCCGCACAGCATTCAAGGGGCCGTGGCGCTGGGAGACGCCGGCACGCCGCGGCTACCTGTTGTTCCGTCTGGCCGAGCTGATCGACGCCCATGCCGAAGAACTGGCGCAACTGATCACCCTGGAGAACGGCAAGACCCTCGCCGCCGCCCGTGGTGAGGCCGCCAGTGCCGCCAACATCATCCGTTACTTCGCCGGCTGGCCGACCAAGATCGAAGGCAGCACCGTGCCGGTTTCCCCGGCCAGCGGTGCTCCGATGCTCAATTACACCCTGCGCGAGCCGGTGGGTGTGTGCGCGCTGATCGTGCCGTGGAACTTCCCGCTCAACATGTGCGTGTGGAAGCTCGGCCCGGCTCTGGCCACCGGCTGTACCTCGGTGCTCAAGCCCGCCGAGCAGACGCCGTTGGTAGCGGTACGTCTGGTGCAACTGATCGAGCAGGCTGGCTTCCCCGCTGGCGTGGTCAACCTGCTCACCGGCTTCGGTGCCCGCACCGGCGCACCGCTGTCGCAGCACGCCGATGTCGACAAGATCGCCTTCACCGGCTCGACCCAGGTCGGTCGGCTGATCGCCCAGGCCGCCACCAGCAACATGAAGAAGGTGTCTCTGGAGCTGGGCGGCAAGTCGCCGAACATCATCCTGCCCGATGCCGACATCGCCCGCGCCGCCAAGGGCGCTGCCGACGGCATCTTCTACAACCAGGGCCAGGTGTGCACCGCTGCCTCGCGCCTGTACGTGCATGAACAGGTGCTCGACCAGGTGCTCGAGGAACTGCGCAAGCATGCTGCCGCACACGTCATCGGTTCCGGTCTGGACAGCCGCACCACTCTCGGGCCTCTGGTTTCCGAGCGCCAGCTGAGCACGGTCAACGGTTATCTGCAGCGTGGCGTGCAGGAAGGCGCTGAGCTGATCTGCGGCGGCAAGCGCCCGGAACACCTGGAACAGGGCCACTTCATCGAGCCTACGGTGTTCTTCGATCGCGCCGAGCAGGCCTGCGTGGCCCGCGAGGAAATCTTCGGCCCAGTGCTCACGGTGATGAGCTGGAGCGACGTCGACGAACTGGCCCAGCGCGCCAACGACTCGCCTTATGGCCTGGCCGCCGGCCTGTGGACCCGCGACCTGCGCTCGGCGCACCGCCTGGCCGCGCAGCTCAAGGCCGGTTCGGTGTGGATCAACTGCTGGAACGTGGTCGACCCGGCCTCGCCATTCGGTGGTTACAAGCAATCCGGCTGGGGCCGGGAAATGAGCAAGCACGTGATCGACGCCTACACCGAGACCAAGAGCGTCTACGTCGATCTCGCCTGA
- a CDS encoding helix-turn-helix domain-containing protein codes for MFSEIRSFSDPQQHASAIQGWQQVYDQQSCGSFSSELRQVAADHFQIFQESLGKRTVQHGRSPKGRLCIALLLSADRSPLVSGQKVGAHNVVLLRDGEEFLLHSPEGLCFLGANVDLVRFAKLAALELSSDKLELLRSMPQVSLAEPVLLRVRQRIYPIFEHLLQRREPVNAAVEKMLEDTLLDAFLDLFSHASGEERDRRGSSAVCAYLVKRSQELAMEAGSESPVSIIDLCERLRVSRRTLQNSFQVITGTRPVEYLRNLRLNAVRRRLIETSAAELKVGEVAAQMGFYHLSHFASHYRALFGEYPSETHRA; via the coding sequence ATGTTCAGTGAAATCCGTTCCTTTTCCGACCCGCAGCAGCATGCCAGTGCCATCCAGGGCTGGCAGCAGGTCTACGACCAGCAAAGCTGCGGCAGCTTCTCCAGCGAACTGCGCCAGGTGGCGGCTGATCACTTCCAGATATTCCAGGAAAGCCTGGGCAAGCGCACCGTGCAGCATGGCCGTTCGCCCAAGGGGCGCCTGTGCATCGCCCTGTTGCTGAGTGCCGACCGTTCGCCGTTGGTGTCCGGGCAGAAGGTGGGGGCACACAACGTGGTGCTGCTGCGCGATGGCGAGGAGTTCCTCCTGCATTCGCCGGAGGGCCTGTGCTTTCTCGGTGCCAACGTCGACCTGGTGCGCTTCGCCAAGCTGGCGGCGCTGGAGCTGTCCTCGGACAAGCTCGAACTGCTCAGGTCGATGCCGCAAGTGTCGCTGGCCGAGCCAGTGCTGCTGCGTGTGCGCCAGCGTATCTACCCGATCTTCGAGCACTTGCTGCAACGCCGTGAGCCGGTCAATGCCGCCGTCGAGAAGATGCTCGAAGACACCCTGCTCGATGCCTTTCTCGACCTGTTCAGCCATGCCAGCGGAGAGGAGCGTGACCGGCGCGGCAGTTCCGCTGTGTGCGCCTACCTGGTCAAGCGCAGCCAGGAACTGGCAATGGAAGCGGGCAGCGAGTCACCCGTCAGCATCATCGACCTGTGCGAACGATTGCGGGTCAGCCGCCGCACGCTGCAGAACAGCTTCCAGGTGATCACCGGCACGCGCCCGGTGGAATACCTGCGCAACCTGCGCCTGAACGCGGTGCGTCGGCGCCTGATCGAGACCTCGGCAGCCGAGCTCAAGGTCGGTGAGGTGGCGGCGCAGATGGGCTTCTATCACCTCAGCCATTTCGCCAGCCACTACCGGGCATTGTTCGGTGAGTATCCGTCGGAAACCCACCGTGCTTGA
- a CDS encoding alpha/beta fold hydrolase, giving the protein MTAHSQFFNNRSGLRLHVLRWGNPQGTPLILLHGLRAYAQTWESLASTLGDDFCCYALDQRGRGLSDWAESSSYHSESYVQDLQDLVAHLGLQRFALVGHSLGGANALEYARQHPGRLLALVIEDIGPGSSSVGDGAERIRREMRQTPLTFADWEAARAFWVKSRPGLSEQGVQSRLAHSMQETAQGIVWRHDQQGIAAARLSIEPVDLWPAVRALDCPTLFVRGGNSDFLPPATLAAMQAQNRNIRTVEIAGASHYVHDDQSDAFNRSVADFLRQASKPSE; this is encoded by the coding sequence ATGACCGCGCACAGCCAGTTCTTCAACAACCGCAGCGGCTTGCGCCTGCATGTGCTGCGCTGGGGTAACCCGCAAGGCACGCCGCTGATCCTGCTGCACGGTCTGCGTGCCTACGCGCAGACCTGGGAGTCGCTGGCCAGCACGCTGGGTGATGACTTCTGCTGCTACGCCCTGGATCAGCGCGGGCGTGGTCTGAGCGACTGGGCCGAGAGCAGCAGCTACCACAGCGAATCCTATGTGCAGGATCTGCAAGATCTGGTCGCGCACCTGGGGCTGCAGCGCTTCGCCCTGGTCGGCCACTCGCTCGGTGGCGCCAATGCCCTGGAGTATGCGCGGCAACATCCTGGGCGCCTGCTGGCGCTGGTGATCGAGGACATCGGCCCCGGCTCGTCGAGCGTCGGTGACGGCGCCGAGCGCATCCGCCGTGAGATGCGCCAGACGCCACTGACGTTCGCCGACTGGGAGGCGGCGCGAGCCTTCTGGGTCAAGTCGCGTCCCGGTCTGTCGGAGCAGGGGGTGCAGTCGCGGCTGGCCCACTCCATGCAGGAGACCGCGCAGGGCATCGTCTGGCGCCATGACCAGCAGGGCATCGCTGCGGCACGCCTGAGCATCGAGCCGGTCGACCTGTGGCCCGCAGTTCGAGCGCTGGATTGCCCGACGTTGTTCGTTCGCGGGGGCAATTCGGACTTCCTGCCGCCCGCCACCCTGGCGGCGATGCAGGCGCAGAACCGCAACATCCGTACCGTGGAGATCGCCGGCGCGAGCCATTACGTGCACGATGACCAGAGCGACGCATTCAACCGCAGCGTTGCCGACTTTCTTCGGCAAGCGAGCAAGCCATCAGAATAA
- a CDS encoding methyl-accepting chemotaxis protein — translation MNALTRTLLDLSVRKKLMTGFGLLMLITLCMAWVGHWAMDTSLRRMDNLQFVNAMDRTLSQARQQEKNYIIRGNNQYLDKAVQFAEDVGKQAQENEIRLQLPQNKELMRQVQTDVKNYHDQLLDLQKATELNQTAQKAMEEAARGATQRLEALNQALRQATIEQINQGNYQGSAELFEQSNKAHDLVEAVLESRRQEKNFLLRADERYVQQLDEIYTSMQSDIQNLARMSTEPSIQQLLKEASTQLANYRQHFAELRKSISELDQSEEEMNESAQKVAKASSQAMLLQRGLLESGSSDAKSMLIGAAVVAIILGLLCALGITQVIVGPLQKVVGIARQIAAGDLTMNIASDRRDELGQLMQAMQEMASSLRDLIGTLGAGITQLATAAEELSAVTEQTSAGVTQQRMETEQVATAMNEMTATVLDVARNAESAANSASEAEGQTRQGGAVVKQAIERIERLAQTVEESVETITRLKGDSANIGTVLDVIKGIAEQTNLLALNAAIEAARAGEAGRGFAVVADEVRALARRTQESTAQIEQLIAALQNGAESAVSVMDRSSGMASDTVEAARQAGTALEQIDEAVSRIQQMNQQIATASEQQSSVAEEINRSVSSIRDIAEQSAAASEETSASSVDLARLGSDLQQQISRFRVA, via the coding sequence ATGAATGCACTGACCCGAACCTTGCTCGACCTGAGCGTCCGTAAAAAACTGATGACCGGCTTCGGCCTTCTCATGCTGATTACCCTGTGTATGGCCTGGGTAGGCCACTGGGCGATGGATACCAGCCTGCGCCGCATGGACAACCTGCAATTCGTCAACGCCATGGACAGAACGCTGAGCCAGGCACGACAGCAGGAAAAGAATTACATCATCCGCGGCAACAACCAGTATCTGGACAAGGCCGTCCAGTTTGCCGAGGACGTCGGCAAGCAGGCCCAGGAAAACGAAATACGCCTGCAATTACCGCAGAACAAGGAACTGATGCGCCAGGTGCAGACGGACGTGAAGAACTATCACGACCAGTTGCTCGACCTGCAGAAAGCCACCGAGCTCAACCAGACCGCACAGAAGGCCATGGAGGAAGCGGCCCGAGGCGCGACGCAACGCCTCGAAGCCTTGAACCAGGCGCTACGCCAGGCCACCATCGAGCAGATCAACCAAGGCAACTACCAGGGCAGCGCCGAGCTGTTCGAGCAGAGCAACAAGGCCCATGACCTGGTCGAGGCCGTACTGGAGTCGAGACGCCAGGAAAAGAACTTCCTGCTGCGTGCCGATGAGCGCTACGTCCAGCAACTGGATGAGATCTACACCTCCATGCAGAGCGATATCCAGAATCTCGCGCGCATGAGCACGGAGCCTTCCATCCAGCAACTGCTGAAGGAAGCCTCCACGCAACTCGCCAACTATCGCCAGCATTTCGCCGAACTGCGCAAGTCCATCAGTGAACTCGACCAGTCCGAAGAGGAAATGAACGAGAGCGCGCAAAAGGTGGCCAAGGCTTCCAGCCAGGCCATGCTTCTGCAGCGAGGATTGCTGGAAAGCGGCTCGAGCGACGCCAAGAGCATGCTCATCGGCGCCGCCGTGGTGGCGATCATCCTTGGACTGCTCTGCGCTCTGGGCATCACCCAGGTGATAGTCGGCCCGCTGCAAAAGGTCGTTGGCATTGCCCGGCAGATAGCCGCTGGCGATCTGACCATGAACATCGCCAGCGACCGTCGCGATGAACTCGGCCAGTTGATGCAGGCCATGCAGGAGATGGCCAGCAGCCTGCGCGACCTGATCGGCACACTCGGCGCTGGCATTACCCAGCTCGCAACGGCGGCAGAAGAACTCTCGGCAGTGACCGAACAGACCAGCGCCGGCGTCACCCAGCAGCGCATGGAGACCGAACAGGTCGCCACCGCCATGAACGAAATGACTGCCACGGTACTGGACGTCGCGCGCAACGCCGAAAGCGCCGCCAACTCGGCCAGCGAAGCCGAAGGCCAGACCCGCCAGGGTGGCGCCGTGGTGAAGCAGGCCATCGAGCGCATCGAACGCCTGGCGCAAACGGTCGAGGAATCGGTGGAAACCATTACCCGCCTCAAGGGCGACAGCGCCAATATCGGCACCGTGCTCGACGTGATCAAGGGCATCGCCGAGCAGACCAACCTGCTGGCGCTCAACGCCGCCATCGAAGCGGCCCGTGCCGGTGAGGCAGGCCGTGGTTTTGCCGTGGTCGCCGACGAAGTCCGCGCCCTGGCACGGCGCACGCAGGAGTCCACCGCGCAGATCGAACAGTTGATCGCCGCCCTGCAGAACGGTGCCGAAAGCGCCGTAAGCGTCATGGACAGGAGCAGCGGCATGGCCAGCGACACCGTGGAGGCGGCACGTCAGGCCGGCACCGCACTGGAGCAGATCGACGAAGCAGTGTCACGCATCCAGCAGATGAACCAGCAGATCGCCACCGCCTCCGAACAGCAAAGCTCGGTGGCCGAGGAGATCAACCGCAGCGTTTCCAGCATCCGCGACATCGCCGAGCAGTCGGCCGCCGCCAGCGAGGAAACCTCCGCCTCCAGCGTCGACCTGGCCCGTCTGGGCAGCGACCTGCAGCAGCAGATCAGTCGCTTCCGCGTGGCCTGA
- a CDS encoding 2-keto-4-pentenoate hydratase, with protein sequence MSGLSELPAALRQALQQAQPLPRLEQAVSLVEGYRLQGEALAQAGVALGGWKVALSGAPAQARLGLSEPVYGWLSADMQRAPGSLLPLARLIAPKLEVEVAFELGRDIAPGEHDDVSLLAAVSRMAPAFEIADCRWQGWRFDAGAFLADDAAAGLYCLGPWQRFDAQACRRIECRLMHDDAVLGSAEAGEIPEQNLLWLLRRLLADGQPLRAGQVILSGALLAPLDIQMGEYRVRMMGVELALGFGQANQEGA encoded by the coding sequence ATGAGTGGCCTGAGCGAACTGCCTGCCGCGCTGCGCCAGGCGCTGCAGCAGGCCCAGCCGCTGCCTAGGCTGGAGCAGGCCGTGTCGCTGGTGGAGGGCTACCGCCTGCAGGGCGAGGCGCTGGCGCAGGCTGGCGTGGCCCTCGGCGGTTGGAAGGTGGCCCTGAGCGGTGCGCCAGCCCAGGCGCGCCTGGGCCTGAGCGAGCCGGTATATGGCTGGCTGAGCGCCGACATGCAGCGCGCGCCCGGCAGCCTGCTGCCGCTGGCGCGGCTGATCGCGCCCAAGCTGGAGGTGGAAGTGGCCTTCGAGCTGGGCCGCGACATCGCCCCCGGTGAGCATGATGACGTCAGCCTGCTGGCCGCCGTGAGCCGCATGGCGCCGGCCTTCGAGATCGCCGATTGCCGCTGGCAGGGCTGGCGCTTCGATGCCGGCGCCTTCCTGGCCGACGATGCGGCCGCCGGGTTGTACTGCCTTGGCCCCTGGCAGCGGTTCGACGCCCAGGCCTGCCGCCGCATCGAATGTCGCCTGATGCATGACGACGCCGTGCTCGGCAGCGCCGAGGCCGGCGAGATACCCGAACAGAACCTGCTCTGGCTGCTGCGCCGGCTGCTGGCCGATGGTCAGCCGCTGCGGGCTGGCCAGGTGATTCTGTCCGGGGCGCTGTTGGCACCGTTGGATATCCAGATGGGTGAGTACCGCGTACGGATGATGGGAGTAGAGCTGGCTCTAGGCTTCGGACAAGCAAACCAAGAAGGCGCCTAG